The following are encoded together in the Onychostoma macrolepis isolate SWU-2019 chromosome 03, ASM1243209v1, whole genome shotgun sequence genome:
- the LOC131536652 gene encoding uncharacterized protein LOC131536652: MSSIIPRSKAKGTDICAFNKYYYIIRSDLSCYMQTSNLNKGADISIFSLHPACQNGDHYIGGDSYFHIINGNSCRRVTNLTTDSDAVVYSLHPNCQGGDHYFAARGYFYIIFQEKGTYRKTTNMTKDSYGEELNLDPNFRDGLYYWGLLYSKQTGFSFLKPASEWGVEFCTGPDLSTDEHNAVYSVHPEVLNFLPGGLSVTKGPAIGMWENIKTITNDSSTPVTWQKKITKKVGYNEEKMAQITHNWKIDTSASIESGELAKLIAKLQFSFSAECGGSHVSTEDESWKDATEEEEQLTFGLKPNESLYLWQHKLCLGQEPVLFCCDLKISSKPNPPTSPAQP; encoded by the coding sequence ATGAGCAGCATTATTCCCAGGAGCAAAGCAAAAGGCACCGATATCTGTGCATTTAACAAATACTATTATATAATCCGCTCTGACCTCAGCTGCTATATGCAGacaagtaatttaaataaaggtGCAGATATCTCTATTTTCAGTCTGCACCCTGCCTGCCAAAATGGAGACCATTACATAGGTGGAGATAGCTACTTTCACATCATCAATGGCAATTCCTGCCGCAGAGTCACAAACCTGACGACAGACAGCGATGCTGTAGTTTACAGCCTTCATCCCAACTGTCAGGGTGGAGACCACTACTTCGCAGCCCGTGGCTATTTTTACATCATCTTCCAAGAAAAGGGCACTTACCGAAAAACAACAAACATGACTAAAGACTCGTATGGTGAAGAACTCAACCTGGATCCCAACTTCAGAGATGGTCTGTATTACTGGGGCCTACTATACTCCAAGCAAACTGGCTTCTCCTTCCTCAAGCCCGCCTCAGAGTGGGGTGTTGAGTTCTGCACCGGTCCTGATCTTAGCACAGACGAGCACAATGCTGTCTATTCTGTTCATCCTGAGGTTCTTAACTTCCTTCCTGGTGGGCTGTCTGTAACTAAAGGCCCAGCCATTGGCATGTGGGAGAATATTAAAACGATTACTAATGACAGCAGCACACCGGTGACATGGCAAAAGAAGATCACTAAAAAGGTTGGCTACAATGAGGAGAAGATGGCCCAGATCACTCACAACTGGAAGATAGACACATCAGCCTCAATTGAATCTGGAGAGCTTGCAAAGTTAATTGCAAAGTTGCAGTTCTCCTTTTCTGCAGAATGTGGAGGTTCACATGTCAGCACTGAAGACGAAAGCTGGAAAGACGCAACTGAAGAGGAAGAGCAACTCACATTTGGGCTGAAGCCAAATGAGAGTTTATATCTGTGGCAGCACAAACTGTGTCTTGGACAAGAACCAGTGTTGTTCTGCTGTGATTTAAAGATTTCCAGTAAGCCAAACCCTCCAACTTCACCAGCACAACCATGA